DNA sequence from the Arthrobacter jinronghuae genome:
CCGGAGGTGTCCGGCTGGCCGATTTCGTCGCCCAGCGCGGTGCTCTCCCGCGCGGCGATGACTTCCGCCGCCGGTTTCCAGTCTGCCCAGACACCTTTACCCTCCAGCAGGGTGGCGTCCTGGCCTACCGGCTGGACCGCAGCAAAATAACGGGTATCGAAGCGCCGGAGCGCAAAGTCGGCACTGTGCCAGTTGGACAGCGGGCGCAAAAGGTCCGTGCGCAGACCGAGGCCGCGCTTTCCAAGCAACTCCAGGAAGGATGCCTCCTGGGTGGCAATCGCCGTCCGTGCAGCCATCCATTCCGGGCCGCGGTTGCTTTCCAGCAGCGTGGACTCGTCCGGGCCGGCCAGCAGGATGCCGGTTTCTTCGAACAACTCGCGGATCGCGGCCACGACGTGGCGGCGGGCCAGCCGGGCGTCGTCGGCGCCCATGGACTTCGCCCACAGCGCCGGTGCCGGACCGTACCAGGTGACCTGCGCGTCGTCGTTCTCCTCGATGCTGCCGCCCGGGAAGGCGACCTTACCCAGGGGCGATTCGCCCCGCCGGTAGGAAAGGTACGTCTGGGTGCCGCGCGGAGAGTCCCGCAGCAGCACTACTGAGGACGCCAGCCGCGGTTTGCGGGGCGTGCGGTCGGGGCGCTCGAACCAGGTCTGGGCCGCCACCCGTTCCGAGGGCGCCACCGGGAACAGCCGGACTGGGGTGTTAGGCAAATTCAACGATCATTTCTATTTCAACCGGCGCATCCAGAGGCAGGACTGCGACGCCGACGGCGGAACGCGCATGGCTTCCCGCGGAGCCGAAGACATTTCCCAGCAGCTCGGAAGCACCGTTAATGACGGCCGGCTGGCCGGTGAAGGAAGGGTCGGAAGCGACATAGCCCACCACTTTGACCACCCGTACCACGCGGTCAAGGTCACCGATCTGAGCCTTCACGGCGGCCAGGGCATTGACGGCACAGACGGCCGCGTAGGACGCCGCATCCTCTGCGCCCACTTCCGCACCCACCTTGCCCGTGGCCGGCAGGACCCCGTCCACAAACGGCAACTGGCCGGACGTGTGGACGAGGTTGCCGGTGATCACGGCCGGAACGTAGACAGCCACCGGAGATGCGACGGCGGGAAGGCTCAGGCCCAGTTCCCGGAGCCTGGTCTCAACAGCCGAGACTGCACCGGCAGCGCCAGTCACTGGTTTTTTTCGCGTTTCATGTAGGCGACGGAACCGGTTCCATTCGGCGCCGAAGCGATCTGTACCAGTTCCCAACCTTCTTCCCCGTGCATATTCAGGACTTGCCCGGGTGTGTGCAGTGGAAGAGGCGTAATGAAGTATTCCCATTTGGTCATAAGGGAAAGCGTAACGTGCTTGTAGACTGTCTCGCATGGCAGCACGCAAATCACCGTTCTTTGACACGGCGACCACTCTCGGGAAGCTCGTCGCGTTCTTCGGCATCAGTGCTCTTTGCGGAGTCCTGGCTGCCGGTCTCCTGGTTCCGGTAGCCGCAGCAGCAGGCACAGCCGCATCCGGATCCATCCAGTTCTTTGACCAGCTTCCGTCGGAACTGGAGCGCGGGGCACTGGCCACGCCGTCAAAGATCTATGCAAACGACGGCTCCCTGATCGCCACCGTGTACGAGGAGAACCGCCAGCCCGTGACCCTCGACCAGGTGTCACCCAACATGGTGGACGCCATGCTGGCCATCGAGGATGACCGGTTCTACGAACACGGCGGGGTGGACCTGCAGGGCATCATGGGCGCCCTGGTGTCCAACGCCACCAGTGACAGCACCCGCGGTGCTTCCACCATCACCCAGCAATACGTAAACAACGTCATCATTGACACCAACATGCAGAACAACAAGGAAGTTGTTTTCAGCGGCGGTAAATCGGTGGGCGACAAGCTTCGCGAAATGAAGCTTGCAATTGCGGTGGAGAAAGAGCTGAGCAAGGACGAAATCCTTGAGGGCTACTTCAATATCGTTCCCTTCAGCGGCACCACGTACGGCGTCCAGGCTGCGGCGCGCTACTTCTTCAACGTGGACGCCAAGGACCTGAACATTGCGCAGTCGGCGCTGCTGGCCGGCGTCGTAAACGGTCCCACGTTCTACAGCCCGGAGCTGAACCCCGAGCGCTCCCTCGAACGCCGGAACCTGGTGCTTCAGGCCATGTTGGATAAGGGCCGCATCAGCCAGGAAGACTTCGACGCTTCTGTTGCCACCGGTTTGGACCTGCAGATCACGCCGGTGTCCAGCAACTGCGTTGGGGCCTCACAGGCCCCCTACTTCTGTGACTACGTAACGCGCCTTGTGCTCAATGACGAGAACTTCGGTGCCACGGAGGACGACAGGGACAAGCTGCTCAAGCGCGGCGGCCTGACCATCAAGACCACGCTGAACCCGACGTTCCAGAACGCCGCGCAGACAGCCGTCAACGAAACGGCCAATCCGGACACCACCGATGCTGAAATCGGCCACGCAATGGTCAGCGTTGAACCCGGCACCGGCAAGATCCTGACGATGGCCCAGAACACCCGGTACACACCCGAACTCGCGGACGGCAACTCCGTCCAGAACTTCAACGTGGACGTTAACCAGGGCGGTGATCCGACCAAACCCCTTAACGGCCTCGGCGGATTCCAGCCCGGATCCACCTACAAACCGTTTACGGTTGCTGCCTGGCTGGATGCGGGCAAGACCCTGAACACCACGCTGAACGGTTCCAAGCGCACCTACCCCGCCGGACACTCCTGGAACGCCTCGTGCCTGCCCGGCGGCCGCTATGTGGCACTGGAACCGTGGACGCCCATCAACTACGGGGATACGAACTACAAAACCACCACCGTCCTGGACGGCCTGGCCCAGTCCTACAACACCATCACCCTCGCCGAGATCAACCAGCTGGATCTGTGCTCCTTCCAGCAAATAGCCTTTGCTGCAGGAATCCACGACGGCAAGAGCTCGGAAGGCAAAGAGGACATGCTCTCCGTCAACCCGCCGTCAACCTTCGGCGGCGGCGGCGACGCCTCTCCGCTGTCCATGGCCACCGGTTTTGCAACTTTGGCCGCCGAAGGCCTGCAGTGTGACCCCATTGCCCTTGAATCCGTCACCGGTGCCGACGGCACCGAATATCAGGTTCCGGAGCAGTCCTGCGAACAGGTGATGCGTAAAGAGGTTGCCCAAGGCGTCAATATGGCCACCCAGCGGGTTATGACCAACGGTTCCGGTGTGAACCTGCAGGTCGGTGTTCCCACCGCAGGCAAGACCGGCACCAACGACACCCGCTCGCAGACCTGGTTCATGGGTTACAGCACCGGAATGGTCACCGCCTCGTGGATCGGCAACTGGAAAGCCAATAACACCACCATGTCGGACAAGTTGATCGGCGGACGGACCTACCCGGAGATCGACGGATCCCTGATCGCCGGCCCCTCGTGGAAGAACTACATCCAGCGGATTGCCGGACAGTACGAAGCCAATGCGTTTACCGCTCCCCCGGCCAGCATGGTCGGCAACACGGCTCCTGCCCCGCGCGCCACACCCCCTGCCTCCCCGCCGGCGTCCCCGGCTGCAGATCAGGGTCCCGGCAACGGCGGCGGCGGTGAAGGCGGCGGTCCCGGCAACGGCGGCGGCGGTGAAGGCGGCGGTCCCGGCAACGGCGGCGGCGGTGAAGGCGGCGGCGGTGAAGGCGGCGGTCCCGGCAACGGCGGCGGCGGTGAAGGCGGCGGTCCCGGCAACGGCGGCGGTAACGGATAGTGGCTGATTCAACCCTGTCATCCGTGGGACGCAAGGCGGCATGGCTGGCCGGCGGCTTGGCCGGCACCGGTGCTGCGGCCTTCGCCTACGGCTCCCTGATAGAACGGAACCTCTTCGGTGTCCGTGAAGAAACCGTCCGGGTCCTTCCGGCCGGAAGCACTCCCCTGCGGGTCCTGCACCTTTCGGACATCCATTTTGTTCCCGGCCAGGAACGGAAAGTCCGCTGGCTGCAGGGCCTGGCTGACCTGGAACCGGACCTGGTAGTCAACACCGGTGACAATCTCAGCCACCCCCAGGCAGTACCAGCCGTGCTTGAGGCGCTGAAACCCGTAATGCGTTTCCCGGGCGTATTTGTCCCGGGCTCCAATGATTACTACGCCCCGGTACTGAAGAACCCGTTTACGTACTTCACGGGCCCCTCCAAGCATCGGCGCGAGCCGGAGAAGCTGCCTTGGGGAACCCTCTTCGGATCTTTCCAGGACGCCGGCTGGCAGAACCTCACCAACACCAACAGCGTGATGGACCTGCCCGGCCTACGCCTGAACTTCTCCGGCGTGGATGACCCGCATCTGGGGCGGGACAAATATCAGGGCTTTGCACCGTCCGGCGTACCCGCTTCCACGGGAACCAACACAGCGCCAGAAGTGAAAATCGGCGTCGCCCACGCTCCCTACCAGCGCGTACTAAACGAATTCACCGGTGGAGGCGCCGAGATCATCCTTGCGGGGCACACCCACGGCGGACAGGTCTGCATTCCCGGCTACGGCGCCCTGGTCAGCAACTGCGACCTGCCGACCTGGCAGGCCCGCGGCCTGACCTCCTGGGCACATGCGGGACGCCGGGTGCCACTGAACGTCTCCGCCGGCATCGGCACCTCGCGCTACGCGCCGGTGCGCTTTGCCTGCCGTCCCGAGGCAGTCCTGCTGACCCTGACGGCGCGGGACGCCTAGCTCGGATCGGGGTCCGGACCTGCCTTTCGCAGGTGCCGCCGGAGACGTTCAAAACGCCCGTTTCGCGGAATCGGGATTTGTCTAGTATCCTTGTAAAGTTGCTTCGCGAGGTCGTCAAACACTTCAGCGAAGCAGTGGTTACGGGGTGTGGCGCAGCTTGGTAGCGCGCGTCGTTCGGGACGACGAGGTCGCAGGTTCAAATCCTGTCACCCCGACCAGCAAGGGCCGGTCAGAGAAATCTGACCGGCCCTTTTGCGTTAAGCGCCCCGCGCCTCGGGAAACTTACACGAATCCCTCCCCGGTCAGCCGTTCATAGGCCTCCACATACCGGGCCCGGGTTCGTTCGACGACGTCGTCCGGGAGGGCAGGGGGCGGCGTATCGGAGTGCCGGTCCCAGCCCGAGGCCGGTGAGGTAAGCCAGTCCCGCACATACTGCTTATCGAAGGACGGCTGGGCCTGACCGGGCGAATACAGTGCCGCATCCCAGAAACGGGACGAATCCGGGGTCAGCACCTCGTCCCCCAAGGTGACCGCCCCGGTCAGCGGATCCTTCCCGAACTCCACTTTGGTATCGGCAAGGATGATCCCGCGTTCCCGTGCGACGGCTTCGGCACGGGTGTAGATCTGCAGCGTCAGCGAACGCAGCTCGTCGGCCGTGCCGGCGCCCACCGTGTCCACCACCGCTTCAAAGGTGATGTTCTCGTCATGTTCGCCCTGCTCGGCCTTGGCCGAGGGGGTGAAAACGGCCGCTTCAATCCGCGAACCGTCCACCAGCCCGGCAGGCAGCGGCAGCCCGCACACTGTTCGGGAGGCCTGGTACTCGGCCAGCCCGGAGCCGGTCAGGTAGCCGCGGGCAATGCACTCCACCGGGTACATCTCAAGCTTCTTGCAGATCATCGCCCGGCCGGCCACGGCCTCCGGAATGCCTTCCTGTGCGGAAATCACGTGGTTCGGAATTTCCGCCAACTGGTCGAACCACCACAGACTGAGCTGCGTGAGGATCCGTCCCTTATCCGGAATGGTGCTGGCCAGCACGTGGTCATACGCGCTGATCCGGTCGCTGGCCACCACCAGCACGCGGCCGGCGTCGTCCCCGGCTCCCTCGGGCACGTACAGATCGCGGACCTTGCCGGAATACACATGCCGCCAGCCCGGCAGCTGGGGCGCACGGCCCGTACCGTCACTCATGCCGGGTTCCCTTCGCGGGCCGCAGCCGCGTCCGGCGCAGGCATGCTGCCGGACTGTCCCGAACTGCCTTCCGGGACCCGCACTTCGCCGCGGGCAGCCTTCAAGGCAATATCGGTGCGGTGCTGGGAGCCTTCCAGCCGGATCAGGTCGACGCCGGCGTAGGCGCGGTCCCTCGCTTCGTCCAAGGTGGAACCCAGCGCGACCACGGAAAGTACCCGCCCGCCGGCGCTGCGCACCTTGTCCTTCTTGAGCTTCGTGCCGGCGTGCAGCACGTGCACACCCTCCAGCTGCGCGGCTTTCTTCAGCCCCCGCACCCGGTCACCGGTCTTCGGCGTGCCGGGATAGTTTTCCGCTGCCACCACCACGGCGACGGCGGGGCGCGGGTCCCATTTAAGCTGCTCCATGGCGTCCAGGCCACCCTTGGCCGCCGCCATCAGCAGACCACCGAGCGGGGTCCTCAACCGCGCCAGCACTGCCTGCGTCTCCGGGTCACCGAAGCGGGCGTTGAATTCGATGACCCGCACCCCGCGCGTCGTCAGGGCAAGCCCGCAGTAAAGCACACCCACAAAAGGGGTGCCGCGGGAAGCCATTTCGTCAATGGTCGGCTGCGCGACCCGGCGGACCACGTCCTGCACCAGCCCGGCCGGTGCCCAGTCCAGAGGCGAGTAGGCGCCCATGCCGCCGGTGTTGGGGCCGGCGTCGTCGTTGAAAATCCGTTTGAAGTCCTGGGCGGGAGCCAGCGGCACCACGTGCCGTCCGTCGGAGAGCACGAAGAGGGAGACCTCGGGGCCGTCCAGGAACTCCTCAATCACCACGGTTCCGCCTGCCTCGAAGCAGGCTCGGGCGTGTTCCAGTGCTTCGTTCCGGTCCGAGGTCACCACCACGCCCTTGCCCGCGGCCAGCCCGTCGTCCTTGACCACGTACGGGGCGCCGAAGGTGTCAAGCGCGTCGGCGGCTTCTTCCACGGTCCCGGCCATGCGCGCCATCGCGGTGGGAACGTTGGCGGCCGCCATGACCTGCTTGGCAAAAGCCTTGGAAGCTTCGAGCTGCGCGGCCGCCTGCGACGGGCCGAACACGGCAATCCCTGCCTCCCGCAGCGCGTCGGCAACACCTGCCGCGAGCGGCGCCTCGGGGCCGATAACCACTAGGTCGGAACCGAGGGACCGAGCCAGGTCCGTGACAGCGGCGGGGTCGGTGGCCTCGACCGGGTGGACCGGGACCATCTGGGCAATGCCTGCGTTCCCGGGTGCCGCGTGGACCTCACGGACGTAGGGATCGGCCAGGAGCGCTCGGACAAGGGCATGTTCGCGGCCGCCTGGGCCTACTACGAGAACCTTCACAGTAGATCAGGGTACTTGCTGGGATGGACCGCTCGAAAGCACCTGCCCAACATGACGCCGCGGCGCGGATTGCCGCCGGGATGCCTGCCGGCGACGGTTCGAAACCCCGTGGCTACCTATTTGCCGCCCGCCCGGTACCTGTAGGCCAGCACCCCTTGCAGGTAGCCAAAGGTGGATCGATAGTGGAACTGCGGACGCTGCAGCGGTAAAGCGCACGCCGGGGAACAGCGGGGGGCAGCGAGATCGACGGCGGTGCCGGGGCCGTCATCGCCGGTTCGCCTCCCGCTCCCCTTTAGACTGAAGAACATGAACGCAACTTTTACCGCGTCCGACGCCGTTGAACTGGCCGTGCTGGAGCGCAACGGTTTTATTGAGTCCCGCCACATCGGTTCCGCCGTCGTGATGGCCGCCGACGGCACCGTGGTCACGGAACTCGGTGACATCACTACGCCGATCTTCCCCCGCTCCACGCTCAAGCCGTTCCAGGCCGTCGCAGCGATGCAGTCCGGAGTGCCCCTGCGCGGACCGCAGGTGGCCCTTGCCGCCGCCAGCCACGTCGGCTCCCGGGAACACACCGACGTCGTCCGCGGCATGCTGGCTGCTGCCGGCGTCACCGAGGGGCACCTGCAGTGCCCCGAGGACTGGCCGCAGGACGCTGAGGCCCGCAATGAACTCATCCGCGAAGGCAAGGGGCCGCAGCGGATCGCGTTCAACTGCTCCGGCAAGCACGCCGCCTTCCTCTGGGCCTGCACCGAGAACAACTGGGACCACGCAACCTACCTGGACCCGCAGCATCCGCTGCAGCGCCGCATCGCCGAGGTGATCGAGGAGTTCACCGGTGAAACCGTGCAGCACTGGGCGGTGGACGGCTGCGGTGCACCGCTGGCCGCTGTCTCGCTGACCGGGCTGGCCCGCGGCATCGGCCGGCTGGCCAAGGCGCCGTCCGGCAAGCACGGCAACGCCCGTGCGGCAACGGTAGCCACCGCGATGCTCGACTACCCCTGGGCGGTGCACGGACACGGCCGCGAGAACTCGGTTGTGATGGAGGACCTCGGGATCATCGCCAAGAACGGTGCCGAGGGTGTCCTGGTGCTGGGCACCGACACCGGCGCTTCCGTGGCACTGAAGATGCTCGACGGCAATACCCGCGCCGCATCCCTGGTGGGCCTGACGCTGCTGGCTGCGAGCGGCGCCGTCGACCCGCTGGCCGTGGAGAAGGTGCTGGACAAGATCATGCAGCCGGTGCTCGGCGGCGGACAGCCCGTGGGAAGCCTGCGGCTGGGCGCGCCGGTCACGGCGCTGCTGGGCTAGAAGCGTGGCACGGCGCCGGATCTCCGGCGAAGACGGCCGGGCGGCACTGCAGGCAGCAGCCGCCGGGGCAACTGACCGCGGCACCACTGCCATGGCAGTGCGCTATGCCTTGGAAGAACTCGCCGAACGCGCCCCCGGCAACAGCGTCGAGGTCCGGGTTCCGCCGTTCGGGGTGACCCAGTGCGTGGCCGGCCCCCGGCATACCCGCGGCACTCCCCCGAATGTCATCGAGACCGACGGCGCCACCTGGCTGGCGTTGGTCACCGGCCGGCAGTCCTGGGCCGACGCCGTTGCCGCCGGGAAGGTCGCGGCCTCGGGGCTGCGTGCCGACCTTTCGGATGTGCTGCCGCTGTTCCGGACCGGGTCGTAGCGTCCCGGGGCCTGGTCCGTCCCGTCCGCGCCTAAACTC
Encoded proteins:
- a CDS encoding metallophosphoesterase — encoded protein: MVADSTLSSVGRKAAWLAGGLAGTGAAAFAYGSLIERNLFGVREETVRVLPAGSTPLRVLHLSDIHFVPGQERKVRWLQGLADLEPDLVVNTGDNLSHPQAVPAVLEALKPVMRFPGVFVPGSNDYYAPVLKNPFTYFTGPSKHRREPEKLPWGTLFGSFQDAGWQNLTNTNSVMDLPGLRLNFSGVDDPHLGRDKYQGFAPSGVPASTGTNTAPEVKIGVAHAPYQRVLNEFTGGGAEIILAGHTHGGQVCIPGYGALVSNCDLPTWQARGLTSWAHAGRRVPLNVSAGIGTSRYAPVRFACRPEAVLLTLTARDA
- the purD gene encoding phosphoribosylamine--glycine ligase, giving the protein MKVLVVGPGGREHALVRALLADPYVREVHAAPGNAGIAQMVPVHPVEATDPAAVTDLARSLGSDLVVIGPEAPLAAGVADALREAGIAVFGPSQAAAQLEASKAFAKQVMAAANVPTAMARMAGTVEEAADALDTFGAPYVVKDDGLAAGKGVVVTSDRNEALEHARACFEAGGTVVIEEFLDGPEVSLFVLSDGRHVVPLAPAQDFKRIFNDDAGPNTGGMGAYSPLDWAPAGLVQDVVRRVAQPTIDEMASRGTPFVGVLYCGLALTTRGVRVIEFNARFGDPETQAVLARLRTPLGGLLMAAAKGGLDAMEQLKWDPRPAVAVVVAAENYPGTPKTGDRVRGLKKAAQLEGVHVLHAGTKLKKDKVRSAGGRVLSVVALGSTLDEARDRAYAGVDLIRLEGSQHRTDIALKAARGEVRVPEGSSGQSGSMPAPDAAAAREGNPA
- a CDS encoding NUDIX hydrolase, with translation MPNTPVRLFPVAPSERVAAQTWFERPDRTPRKPRLASSVVLLRDSPRGTQTYLSYRRGESPLGKVAFPGGSIEENDDAQVTWYGPAPALWAKSMGADDARLARRHVVAAIRELFEETGILLAGPDESTLLESNRGPEWMAARTAIATQEASFLELLGKRGLGLRTDLLRPLSNWHSADFALRRFDTRYFAAVQPVGQDATLLEGKGVWADWKPAAEVIAARESTALGDEIGQPDTSGLTLGELVVPAVEITLEKVASARGCIAYLSSRRPAAVYQPELVEVDGKPCVAVRAGGGAEGSSQHGR
- a CDS encoding phosphoribosylaminoimidazolesuccinocarboxamide synthase, whose protein sequence is MSDGTGRAPQLPGWRHVYSGKVRDLYVPEGAGDDAGRVLVVASDRISAYDHVLASTIPDKGRILTQLSLWWFDQLAEIPNHVISAQEGIPEAVAGRAMICKKLEMYPVECIARGYLTGSGLAEYQASRTVCGLPLPAGLVDGSRIEAAVFTPSAKAEQGEHDENITFEAVVDTVGAGTADELRSLTLQIYTRAEAVARERGIILADTKVEFGKDPLTGAVTLGDEVLTPDSSRFWDAALYSPGQAQPSFDKQYVRDWLTSPASGWDRHSDTPPPALPDDVVERTRARYVEAYERLTGEGFV
- a CDS encoding transglycosylase domain-containing protein, which codes for MAARKSPFFDTATTLGKLVAFFGISALCGVLAAGLLVPVAAAAGTAASGSIQFFDQLPSELERGALATPSKIYANDGSLIATVYEENRQPVTLDQVSPNMVDAMLAIEDDRFYEHGGVDLQGIMGALVSNATSDSTRGASTITQQYVNNVIIDTNMQNNKEVVFSGGKSVGDKLREMKLAIAVEKELSKDEILEGYFNIVPFSGTTYGVQAAARYFFNVDAKDLNIAQSALLAGVVNGPTFYSPELNPERSLERRNLVLQAMLDKGRISQEDFDASVATGLDLQITPVSSNCVGASQAPYFCDYVTRLVLNDENFGATEDDRDKLLKRGGLTIKTTLNPTFQNAAQTAVNETANPDTTDAEIGHAMVSVEPGTGKILTMAQNTRYTPELADGNSVQNFNVDVNQGGDPTKPLNGLGGFQPGSTYKPFTVAAWLDAGKTLNTTLNGSKRTYPAGHSWNASCLPGGRYVALEPWTPINYGDTNYKTTTVLDGLAQSYNTITLAEINQLDLCSFQQIAFAAGIHDGKSSEGKEDMLSVNPPSTFGGGGDASPLSMATGFATLAAEGLQCDPIALESVTGADGTEYQVPEQSCEQVMRKEVAQGVNMATQRVMTNGSGVNLQVGVPTAGKTGTNDTRSQTWFMGYSTGMVTASWIGNWKANNTTMSDKLIGGRTYPEIDGSLIAGPSWKNYIQRIAGQYEANAFTAPPASMVGNTAPAPRATPPASPPASPAADQGPGNGGGGEGGGPGNGGGGEGGGPGNGGGGEGGGGEGGGPGNGGGGEGGGPGNGGGNG
- a CDS encoding asparaginase; this encodes MNATFTASDAVELAVLERNGFIESRHIGSAVVMAADGTVVTELGDITTPIFPRSTLKPFQAVAAMQSGVPLRGPQVALAAASHVGSREHTDVVRGMLAAAGVTEGHLQCPEDWPQDAEARNELIREGKGPQRIAFNCSGKHAAFLWACTENNWDHATYLDPQHPLQRRIAEVIEEFTGETVQHWAVDGCGAPLAAVSLTGLARGIGRLAKAPSGKHGNARAATVATAMLDYPWAVHGHGRENSVVMEDLGIIAKNGAEGVLVLGTDTGASVALKMLDGNTRAASLVGLTLLAASGAVDPLAVEKVLDKIMQPVLGGGQPVGSLRLGAPVTALLG
- a CDS encoding RidA family protein, with amino-acid sequence MTGAAGAVSAVETRLRELGLSLPAVASPVAVYVPAVITGNLVHTSGQLPFVDGVLPATGKVGAEVGAEDAASYAAVCAVNALAAVKAQIGDLDRVVRVVKVVGYVASDPSFTGQPAVINGASELLGNVFGSAGSHARSAVGVAVLPLDAPVEIEMIVEFA
- a CDS encoding sterol carrier family protein, whose protein sequence is MARRRISGEDGRAALQAAAAGATDRGTTAMAVRYALEELAERAPGNSVEVRVPPFGVTQCVAGPRHTRGTPPNVIETDGATWLALVTGRQSWADAVAAGKVAASGLRADLSDVLPLFRTGS
- a CDS encoding DUF4177 domain-containing protein — protein: MICVLPCETVYKHVTLSLMTKWEYFITPLPLHTPGQVLNMHGEEGWELVQIASAPNGTGSVAYMKREKNQ